From the genome of Bosea sp. Tri-49, one region includes:
- a CDS encoding phage tail tape measure protein gives MADEDASPSFDFGGLRTLNTLTQSLTKASQAFGKSITTAFASGIVEGKRFEDVLRNIGTSLSQSLLKSALKPLQSAISSWLGSGINSLVGLFTGGMRGGGGLPVSPFADGGVVAAPSYFAMGRGLGLMGERGAEAIMPLSRGPDGKLGVRAAGGGERRPASVTVQITTPDADSFRRSEAQVSAAIARAVARGNRAL, from the coding sequence ATGGCTGACGAAGACGCTTCTCCCTCCTTCGATTTCGGTGGCCTTCGCACGCTGAACACGCTGACCCAGAGCCTGACCAAGGCGTCGCAGGCCTTCGGCAAGTCGATCACCACGGCCTTCGCCAGCGGTATCGTCGAGGGCAAGCGCTTCGAAGACGTGCTGCGCAACATCGGCACGTCGCTGAGCCAGAGCCTACTGAAGTCGGCCCTGAAGCCGCTGCAGAGCGCGATCTCGAGTTGGCTCGGCTCCGGCATCAACAGCCTGGTTGGCCTCTTCACCGGCGGCATGAGAGGTGGCGGTGGTTTGCCGGTCTCGCCCTTCGCCGATGGCGGCGTTGTCGCGGCACCGTCCTATTTCGCCATGGGGCGCGGCCTCGGGCTGATGGGCGAACGTGGAGCCGAAGCGATCATGCCCTTGTCGCGTGGTCCTGACGGCAAGCTCGGCGTACGCGCTGCCGGTGGCGGCGAGCGGCGTCCGGCCAGCGTCACCGTCCAGATCACGACGCCTGACGCCGACAGCTTCCGCCGCTCCGAGGCGCAGGTCTCGGCGGCGATCGCCCGCGCCGTGGCGCGCGGCAACCGGGCGCTCTGA
- a CDS encoding baseplate multidomain protein megatron, translated as MATLVLQVAGSVLGAAVGGPFGAMIGRSLGAIAGASLDQGLFDGGGGTRIVEGPRLKEIDGLASTEGAPIPRVYGRARLGGQLIWATRFEEEVTTTVTRTKSGGKGGQKAQKTYEATYSYYANLAIAICEGPIAFVRRIWADGREIDFNAVSLRIHRGFENQEPDPLIAAKEAGAAPAYRGTAYVVFERFPLADYGNRVPQFSFEVVRAVPGLGEMIRAVTLIPGASEFIYQPTLVNQEPEAGVTIAENRHQLHSTTDIDGAITHLLALCPNLRRISLVVSWFGDDLRADHCTIAPRVEIADKNTPDAPWSVAGLDRLTARVVSQSNGRPAYGGTPSDGSVVALIRRLRHVYGLEVVLYPFVMMDVPAGNALVDPRTGNAFQPPYPWRGHITCSPAPGRPSSPDGTSAATSQIASFLGSATAVDFSLDGDKVICARPGEWSFRRAVLHAAMLAKAAGGVEGFIIGSELVGLTRVRGAPGYYPMVNGLVALAAEVRAILPPSTKLTYAADWTEYGAHVRDGGQEVRFPLDPLWSSTHIDAIGIDYYAPLSDWRDTPDHADLAVARGPADVDYLRKRLTSGEGYDWHYADLSSRYAQMRLPITDGAFGKPWVFRQKDLPNWWLNSHVERVAGVEIGATGWLPGSKPVWLTEIGLPAVDKGGNSPNVFPDPKSVDGGYPHFSTRARDDLVQARGLEAILSGFDPALPGFEPQRNPIAPSLGLRMVDPANVFVWTWDARPFPAFPDLTSVWADGTNYDTGHWVNGRLEGVTLDRLVRAILADYGLPGPDEIAIDGFVDGYVLDRPISARQALEPLAQAFGFDAVMSSGKLAFRGRAATVARALSADDLVLDRDGQPFELRRAQESELPRELRLVHIDGNEDYRQATARSRRLAGAARRENAVELPVVTRRAEGQRLADQRLQEIWAGRETLELELSPRCVGLEAGDVISLDVAGRPRLFRLTRISDGPTRRASARAVEPAIYRGAAAGAAEGERPPKLTPRIAGRPDALILDLPIVREVPPPLQSLAAFADPWPGALAIWRATEGMPFELVGIVAAPSIMGETLTELAHGPLWRTDRYASVDVRLRGGSLASVAPEAALAGGNALAFIDAAGEVEIATAARVELIAARTFRLSQMVRGLGGSEPAAARTLAPGARVVVLDGAAVSLTTSLDDVGRHVRYRVGPPNADVAAASMRELFATVGIAPLRPLAPVRVRARRLPSGIALNWIRRSRFGGDSWETAEVPLGEDTERYRVTIRAGGASIRTVDVDASVMLYEAAQELADFGSPQAELDVELAQLSVVAGPGLSRRGLVAVR; from the coding sequence ATGGCTACGCTCGTCCTGCAGGTCGCCGGTTCGGTGCTCGGAGCGGCCGTCGGCGGCCCGTTCGGTGCCATGATTGGTCGCTCGCTCGGCGCCATCGCCGGTGCGAGCCTCGACCAGGGCCTGTTCGACGGCGGCGGTGGCACACGCATCGTCGAAGGCCCGCGCCTCAAGGAGATCGACGGCCTCGCCTCGACCGAGGGGGCGCCAATCCCGCGGGTCTACGGGCGAGCCAGGCTCGGCGGGCAACTGATTTGGGCGACGCGCTTCGAGGAGGAGGTGACGACCACCGTCACCCGTACCAAGAGCGGCGGCAAGGGCGGCCAGAAGGCGCAGAAGACCTACGAGGCCACCTACAGCTACTACGCCAATCTCGCGATCGCGATCTGCGAGGGGCCGATCGCCTTCGTCCGCCGAATCTGGGCCGATGGGCGCGAGATCGATTTCAATGCCGTGTCGCTGCGCATCCATCGCGGCTTCGAGAATCAGGAGCCCGATCCGCTGATCGCCGCCAAGGAGGCGGGCGCCGCGCCGGCCTATCGTGGTACGGCCTATGTCGTGTTCGAGCGCTTTCCGCTCGCTGATTACGGCAACCGCGTACCGCAATTCTCCTTCGAGGTGGTGCGAGCGGTGCCTGGCCTCGGCGAGATGATCCGCGCCGTGACGCTGATCCCCGGCGCGAGCGAGTTCATCTATCAGCCGACTCTGGTCAACCAGGAGCCTGAAGCTGGCGTCACTATCGCCGAGAACCGGCACCAGCTGCACAGCACCACCGATATCGACGGCGCGATCACGCATCTGCTGGCGCTCTGCCCGAACCTGCGACGTATTTCCTTGGTCGTCAGTTGGTTCGGTGACGATCTGCGGGCGGACCATTGCACCATCGCACCGCGCGTCGAGATCGCCGACAAGAATACGCCTGACGCGCCGTGGTCGGTAGCGGGGCTTGATCGGCTGACGGCCCGCGTCGTCAGCCAGTCGAACGGCAGGCCTGCCTATGGCGGCACGCCTTCGGACGGCAGCGTCGTCGCGCTCATCCGCCGCCTGCGCCATGTCTATGGGCTCGAGGTGGTGCTCTATCCGTTCGTTATGATGGATGTGCCGGCGGGCAACGCGTTGGTCGATCCGCGCACAGGTAATGCATTCCAGCCGCCTTACCCCTGGCGCGGCCACATCACCTGCTCGCCCGCCCCTGGCCGGCCGAGCTCTCCGGACGGTACGTCGGCCGCGACGAGCCAGATCGCGAGCTTTCTCGGCTCCGCAACGGCTGTCGACTTCTCGCTCGACGGCGACAAGGTCATCTGCGCCCGGCCGGGCGAGTGGAGCTTTCGCCGCGCCGTGCTGCATGCCGCCATGCTCGCCAAGGCGGCCGGCGGGGTCGAGGGGTTCATCATCGGCTCCGAGCTGGTCGGTCTGACGCGGGTGCGCGGGGCTCCGGGTTATTATCCGATGGTCAACGGGTTGGTCGCGCTTGCGGCCGAGGTCCGCGCAATCCTGCCACCATCGACCAAGCTGACCTATGCAGCTGACTGGACCGAATACGGTGCCCATGTTCGCGATGGCGGGCAGGAGGTTCGTTTTCCGCTCGACCCGCTCTGGTCGAGCACGCACATCGACGCGATCGGCATCGACTATTACGCGCCGCTTTCCGACTGGCGCGATACGCCCGATCATGCCGACCTCGCCGTTGCGCGGGGGCCGGCCGATGTCGACTACCTGCGCAAGCGCCTGACCTCCGGTGAGGGTTATGACTGGCACTACGCCGACCTTTCCAGTCGCTACGCCCAGATGCGTCTGCCAATCACGGATGGCGCCTTTGGCAAGCCCTGGGTCTTCCGGCAGAAGGACCTGCCGAACTGGTGGCTGAATTCCCATGTCGAGCGTGTCGCCGGCGTGGAGATCGGCGCGACGGGTTGGCTGCCCGGCTCGAAGCCGGTCTGGTTGACCGAGATCGGCCTGCCCGCCGTCGACAAGGGCGGCAACTCGCCGAACGTCTTTCCCGATCCGAAATCTGTCGATGGCGGCTATCCGCATTTCTCGACGAGGGCGCGCGACGATCTCGTCCAGGCGCGTGGGCTGGAGGCGATCCTGTCGGGCTTTGATCCCGCGCTTCCCGGTTTCGAACCACAGCGCAATCCGATAGCGCCTTCGCTCGGCCTGCGCATGGTCGATCCGGCCAACGTCTTCGTCTGGACCTGGGATGCAAGGCCGTTCCCGGCCTTTCCCGACCTGACTTCGGTCTGGGCGGACGGGACGAACTACGACACCGGCCACTGGGTCAACGGCCGCCTCGAAGGCGTGACGCTCGATCGATTGGTGCGCGCGATCCTAGCCGATTATGGCCTGCCTGGACCGGATGAAATCGCCATCGACGGTTTCGTCGATGGTTATGTTCTCGACCGGCCGATCTCCGCGCGACAGGCGCTCGAGCCGCTGGCCCAGGCCTTCGGCTTCGACGCTGTGATGTCCTCCGGCAAGCTCGCCTTCCGTGGCCGCGCGGCGACTGTCGCACGCGCCTTGTCGGCTGATGACCTCGTGCTCGATCGCGATGGCCAGCCCTTCGAACTGCGCCGCGCACAGGAGAGCGAGCTGCCGCGCGAGCTACGCCTGGTCCATATCGACGGCAACGAGGACTATCGTCAGGCGACCGCCCGCTCGCGCCGCCTCGCCGGGGCCGCGCGCCGAGAAAACGCCGTCGAACTTCCCGTGGTCACGCGCCGTGCCGAAGGCCAGCGTCTCGCCGACCAGCGGCTGCAGGAGATCTGGGCGGGTCGCGAAACGCTCGAACTGGAGCTTTCACCGCGCTGCGTCGGTCTTGAAGCGGGCGATGTGATCTCGCTCGATGTTGCCGGCCGACCGCGTCTGTTCCGGCTGACGCGGATCAGCGATGGTCCGACCCGGCGCGCCAGTGCGCGTGCGGTCGAGCCAGCCATTTATCGCGGTGCGGCAGCAGGTGCGGCAGAAGGCGAGCGCCCTCCGAAGCTGACACCGCGGATTGCAGGGCGGCCGGACGCCCTGATCCTCGACCTTCCGATCGTGCGGGAGGTGCCGCCACCACTGCAGTCTCTCGCAGCCTTCGCCGATCCTTGGCCTGGTGCGCTAGCGATCTGGCGCGCCACCGAGGGCATGCCGTTTGAACTGGTTGGCATCGTCGCGGCGCCATCGATCATGGGCGAGACCTTGACCGAACTCGCCCATGGCCCGCTTTGGCGGACCGATCGTTACGCTTCGGTTGACGTTCGGCTGCGTGGCGGCAGCCTCGCTTCGGTTGCGCCGGAGGCGGCCCTTGCCGGAGGCAATGCGCTAGCATTCATCGATGCGGCGGGGGAGGTCGAGATCGCCACAGCGGCGCGGGTGGAGCTGATCGCTGCGCGGACATTCCGGCTGTCGCAGATGGTGCGCGGGCTCGGCGGCTCGGAGCCCGCCGCAGCGCGAACATTGGCTCCAGGGGCACGCGTGGTCGTGCTCGATGGCGCAGCGGTCTCGTTGACGACGAGCCTCGACGATGTCGGCCGGCATGTCCGCTATCGGGTCGGCCCACCCAATGCTGACGTCGCCGCCGCCTCGATGCGCGAGCTCTTCGCGACTGTCGGGATCGCACCGTTGCGGCCATTGGCGCCCGTGCGTGTCCGGGCTCGGCGCCTGCCATCTGGCATTGCCTTGAATTGGATCCGGCGCAGCCGTTTCGGGGGTGACTCCTGGGAAACGGCCGAGGTGCCGCTCGGGGAGGATACCGAGCGTTATCGCGTGACGATTCGAGCTGGCGGCGCGTCCATCAGGACCGTCGATGTCGATGCGTCTGTCATGCTCTACGAAGCGGCGCAGGAACTCGCCGATTTCGGCAGCCCTCAGGCCGAGCTTGACGTCGAGTTGGCACAGCTCAGCGTCGTCGCGGGACCGGGCCTTTCCCGGCGTGGACTCGTCGCGGTCCGCTAA
- a CDS encoding DUF2163 domain-containing protein, whose translation MRILSPALAAHVAGEATTLCRCWSLTRRDGAVLGFTDHDRDLAFDGVLFRANAGLEAAEASSELGFTTGGGEVLGALAASGLNEQDLSRGLYDDARVALWLVNWADPSQRTLLETGFVGEVKRSDSNFTAEVRGLGKAFDEERGRLYTASCSADLGDTRCGVTPSSSAATVAATDGRLSLTAPALSGYGDGYLSGGRLVFTAGANTGFATEIRSHREDGGAIVLQLWQAAPQPIMVGDVFTAQAGCDKRFTTCRNKFSNGVNFRGFPHLPGNDFIIGGAATDNPGAGPFDGGSLFQ comes from the coding sequence ATGCGGATACTTTCCCCGGCGCTCGCGGCGCATGTCGCCGGCGAGGCGACCACGCTTTGCCGCTGCTGGAGCCTGACCCGACGCGACGGGGCGGTGCTCGGCTTCACTGATCATGACCGCGATCTTGCTTTCGACGGAGTTCTGTTCCGCGCGAATGCCGGCCTTGAAGCCGCCGAGGCCAGCTCCGAGCTCGGCTTCACGACCGGCGGCGGCGAGGTGCTCGGAGCCTTGGCGGCAAGCGGCCTCAACGAGCAGGATTTGTCGCGTGGGCTCTACGACGATGCCCGTGTCGCACTCTGGCTGGTCAACTGGGCCGATCCGAGCCAGCGCACCTTGCTAGAGACCGGTTTTGTCGGCGAGGTGAAGCGCAGCGACAGCAATTTCACCGCTGAGGTCCGGGGGCTCGGCAAGGCCTTCGACGAGGAGCGTGGCCGGCTCTACACTGCGAGTTGCTCGGCCGATCTCGGGGACACGCGTTGTGGTGTCACACCTAGCTCGTCTGCGGCGACCGTCGCTGCAACGGATGGACGGCTCTCGCTTACTGCGCCGGCACTCTCCGGTTATGGCGACGGCTACCTCAGCGGCGGCCGGCTGGTTTTCACCGCGGGCGCCAACACTGGCTTCGCCACAGAGATACGCAGCCACCGTGAGGACGGTGGCGCGATCGTCTTGCAGCTTTGGCAGGCTGCGCCGCAGCCGATCATGGTCGGCGATGTCTTCACGGCCCAGGCCGGCTGCGACAAGCGCTTCACCACCTGCCGCAACAAGTTCAGCAACGGCGTCAACTTCCGCGGCTTCCCGCATTTGCCGGGCAACGACTTCATCATTGGCGGCGCCGCCACGGATAATCCTGGTGCCGGCCCGTTCGATGGCGGGAGCCTGTTCCAATGA
- a CDS encoding NlpC/P60 family protein, giving the protein MTGTDTTRERIVAAARGWLGTPYHHQASLRGVGCDCLGLVRGIWRDLYRDEPEPTPPYSPYWAQQGAGETLALAAQRHLRPLDIEAARPGDVLLFRWRQHLPAAHCAILIERDRILHAHDGAAVGEVAFTGWWRRHLSHAFAFPELDP; this is encoded by the coding sequence ATGACGGGCACCGATACGACGCGCGAACGCATCGTTGCGGCGGCACGCGGCTGGCTCGGCACGCCCTATCACCATCAGGCGTCGCTGCGCGGCGTCGGTTGCGACTGCCTCGGCCTGGTACGTGGGATCTGGCGCGACCTTTATCGCGACGAACCCGAGCCGACGCCACCCTATTCGCCCTACTGGGCCCAGCAGGGTGCGGGCGAGACACTGGCACTGGCGGCGCAGCGTCACCTGCGGCCTCTCGATATCGAGGCTGCGCGGCCCGGCGACGTCCTGCTCTTCCGCTGGCGCCAGCATCTGCCAGCGGCGCATTGCGCCATTCTGATCGAGCGGGACCGCATTCTGCACGCCCATGACGGCGCGGCGGTCGGCGAGGTTGCCTTTACCGGCTGGTGGCGCCGCCATCTCAGCCACGCCTTCGCCTTTCCGGAGCTCGATCCCTAA
- a CDS encoding DUF2460 domain-containing protein, with protein MSGFHEVRFPTGIARGARGGPERLTQVVMLASGQEVRNSRWAHSRRRYDAGFGIRTLDALAEVVAFFEERRGRLYGFRWRDQLDWKSCGPSATPVASDQQIGVGDGATRVFQLCKLYGGLHAPYVRRITKPLAGSVLIAVDGVVQVQPTAVSCDHASGQVTFAVGHAPPAGSVVSAGFSFDVPVRFDTDAIEVDLSAFEAGDIPKIPIVEIAD; from the coding sequence ATGAGCGGCTTCCACGAGGTGCGCTTCCCGACCGGGATCGCGCGCGGTGCCCGCGGCGGGCCGGAGCGGCTGACCCAAGTGGTGATGCTGGCCTCGGGCCAGGAGGTCCGCAACAGTCGTTGGGCGCATTCGCGCAGGCGCTACGATGCCGGTTTCGGCATCCGCACTCTCGATGCGCTCGCTGAGGTCGTCGCCTTCTTCGAAGAGCGCCGCGGCCGGCTCTATGGCTTCCGCTGGCGCGACCAGCTCGACTGGAAGAGCTGTGGCCCGTCGGCGACGCCTGTGGCGAGTGATCAGCAGATCGGCGTCGGCGACGGGGCGACACGGGTCTTCCAGCTCTGCAAGCTCTATGGCGGACTGCACGCTCCTTACGTCCGGCGCATTACCAAGCCGTTGGCCGGGAGCGTGCTCATCGCGGTCGACGGTGTCGTGCAGGTGCAGCCGACAGCCGTGTCCTGCGATCACGCCAGCGGACAAGTCACTTTCGCTGTCGGCCATGCGCCACCGGCCGGCTCCGTCGTCAGCGCCGGCTTCTCCTTCGATGTTCCGGTCCGCTTCGATACCGATGCGATCGAGGTCGATCTGTCGGCCTTCGAGGCCGGTGACATCCCCAAGATCCCGATCGTCGAGATCGCCGACTGA
- a CDS encoding response regulator transcription factor: protein MRLLVVEDDKDLNRQIVNALENAGYAVDKAFDGEEGLYLGETEPYDAVILDLGLPKVDGVAVLQGWRRAGKTMPVLILTARDRWSDKVSGFDAGADDYVVKPFHIEELLARVRALLRRAAGHATAELICGPVRLDTRASRVVVDGNPVKLTSHEYRLLAYLMHHQGRVVSRTELVEHLYDQDFDRDSNTIEVFVGRLRKKLGVDVIETVRGLGYIAAAKP, encoded by the coding sequence GTGCGATTGCTCGTCGTCGAGGACGACAAGGACCTCAACCGCCAGATCGTCAATGCGCTGGAGAATGCCGGCTATGCCGTCGACAAGGCTTTCGATGGCGAAGAAGGGCTCTATCTCGGCGAAACCGAGCCCTATGACGCGGTGATCCTCGATCTTGGACTGCCCAAGGTCGACGGCGTCGCCGTGCTGCAGGGCTGGCGCCGGGCCGGCAAGACCATGCCGGTTTTGATCCTCACGGCGCGCGATCGCTGGAGCGACAAGGTCTCGGGCTTCGACGCCGGCGCCGACGACTATGTCGTCAAGCCGTTCCATATCGAGGAGCTGCTCGCCCGCGTCCGCGCCTTGCTGCGTCGTGCGGCGGGACACGCGACCGCCGAGCTGATCTGCGGCCCGGTCCGCCTCGACACGCGTGCCAGCCGCGTCGTCGTCGATGGCAACCCGGTCAAGCTCACCTCGCACGAGTACCGATTGCTCGCCTATCTGATGCACCATCAGGGCCGTGTGGTCTCGCGCACCGAGCTGGTCGAGCATCTCTACGATCAGGATTTCGACCGCGATTCCAACACGATCGAGGTCTTCGTCGGCCGCCTGCGCAAGAAGCTCGGTGTCGACGTGATCGAGACCGTGCGCGGCCTCGGCTACATCGCTGCCGCGAAGCCCTGA
- a CDS encoding PepSY domain-containing protein, which yields MAMMLLDPNVAIFALVTATASPVEPVDSPQPISCLSAQETREAVSDGKVMQPATASRHAREAAPGEVLRIRLCRQGDEFVYVVTTMKRDGRVARVTLDGASGKVADIR from the coding sequence ATGGCGATGATGCTGCTCGACCCCAACGTCGCGATTTTCGCGCTCGTAACCGCCACTGCTTCGCCGGTGGAACCGGTCGATTCACCGCAGCCAATCTCCTGCCTATCGGCGCAGGAAACGCGCGAGGCTGTGTCGGACGGCAAGGTCATGCAACCCGCCACGGCATCCCGCCATGCCCGTGAGGCGGCGCCCGGCGAGGTCCTGCGGATCAGGCTCTGCCGCCAGGGTGACGAGTTCGTCTATGTGGTGACGACGATGAAGCGCGACGGCCGCGTCGCCCGGGTCACGCTCGATGGCGCCTCGGGCAAGGTGGCGGATATCCGCTAG
- the ccmE gene encoding cytochrome c maturation protein CcmE has translation MTRKQRRLVVIASAGVVLGLAAGLVAYALRDSIVFFYGPTEIVEKGLTPGTRLRLGGLVETGSVERGANQRVSFAVTDGKTRTMVSYTGLLPDLFREGQGVVTEGVLEGPGRFRADSVLAKHDETYMPREVADALKKQGHWQAGETKPGASAAPATK, from the coding sequence TTGACCCGCAAGCAGCGCCGCCTCGTCGTGATCGCCTCGGCCGGCGTCGTCCTCGGCCTCGCTGCCGGCCTCGTCGCCTATGCGCTGCGGGATTCGATCGTCTTCTTCTACGGCCCAACCGAGATCGTCGAGAAAGGCCTCACGCCCGGTACGCGCCTGCGTCTCGGCGGCCTGGTCGAGACCGGCTCGGTCGAGCGTGGTGCCAATCAGCGCGTCAGCTTCGCCGTCACCGACGGCAAGACCAGGACCATGGTCAGCTATACCGGCTTGCTGCCCGACCTCTTCCGCGAAGGGCAGGGTGTCGTCACCGAGGGCGTGCTCGAGGGGCCGGGGCGGTTCCGCGCCGATTCCGTTCTCGCCAAGCATGACGAGACCTATATGCCGCGCGAGGTCGCCGACGCGCTGAAGAAGCAGGGCCATTGGCAGGCCGGCGAAACCAAGCCCGGCGCATCCGCTGCGCCGGCCACGAAATAG
- a CDS encoding ATP-binding protein: MPVTRQRLSLGARLFISAAICCALVLILAGFGLTTFYRRSAERGFDERLSVYIKELVADLAAPPEAERQAIGDLGEPRFDLPLSGWYWQIIRLDGERPTIRTSRSLVGGQLPKLLDQNLQPNARGLRESYVSGPDERRLRVLEREIDVGEDGRFTVGVAAPADEIEGDIRDFRFALTLTFLFLGLALVASTIVQVRFGLRPLARLRAAVGTVRTGESTRIAGRYPPDLAPLAGELNQLIDANREILERARTQVGNLAHALKTPLSVMQNEAEAGQGALSQTIRHQTAIMRDQVQYYLDRARAAALSGALGGVSEIAPSLDALIRTFEKIAQGRAIEGSHTVPADVRFRGEKQDLEEMLGNLLDNAFKWARTEVQVSLAPEAQAPEGRLVLLIDDDGPGLPDEAMAEVLKRGRRLDETTPGSGLGLSIVVDLAKLHGGGLSLERSPLGGLRARLVLPAV; this comes from the coding sequence ATGCCGGTCACGCGGCAGCGCTTATCGCTTGGCGCCCGGCTCTTCATCTCGGCCGCGATCTGCTGCGCGCTGGTGCTGATCCTCGCCGGCTTCGGTCTCACCACCTTCTATCGCCGCTCGGCCGAGCGCGGCTTCGACGAGCGTCTCAGCGTCTACATCAAGGAGCTGGTTGCCGACCTTGCGGCGCCGCCCGAGGCCGAGCGCCAGGCGATCGGCGATCTCGGTGAGCCGCGCTTCGACCTGCCGCTCTCCGGCTGGTACTGGCAGATCATCCGGCTCGACGGCGAGCGTCCGACGATACGCACCTCGCGGTCACTGGTCGGTGGGCAGTTGCCGAAACTGCTCGACCAGAATTTGCAGCCGAATGCTCGTGGCTTGCGCGAAAGCTATGTCTCCGGACCGGATGAACGGCGCCTGCGCGTGCTCGAGCGCGAGATCGATGTCGGCGAGGATGGTCGCTTCACCGTCGGCGTTGCGGCCCCGGCCGACGAGATCGAAGGTGATATCCGCGATTTCCGCTTTGCCCTGACGCTGACCTTCCTGTTCCTTGGTCTCGCTTTGGTCGCGTCGACTATCGTGCAGGTTCGCTTCGGCCTGCGCCCGCTGGCGCGCTTGCGCGCTGCGGTTGGGACGGTACGCACCGGAGAGAGCACGCGCATCGCCGGGCGCTACCCGCCTGATCTTGCGCCGCTCGCTGGCGAGCTCAACCAGTTGATCGACGCCAACCGCGAAATCCTGGAGCGCGCCCGAACTCAGGTCGGTAATCTCGCCCATGCCCTCAAGACGCCGCTCAGCGTGATGCAGAACGAGGCCGAGGCCGGGCAGGGCGCTTTGTCCCAGACCATTCGCCATCAGACCGCAATCATGCGCGATCAGGTCCAGTACTATCTCGACCGGGCTCGGGCTGCCGCTTTGTCCGGCGCTCTCGGCGGCGTCTCCGAGATCGCGCCTTCGCTCGACGCGTTGATCCGGACCTTCGAGAAGATCGCGCAGGGCCGGGCGATAGAGGGCAGTCACACTGTTCCTGCCGATGTCCGTTTTCGCGGCGAGAAGCAGGATCTCGAGGAGATGCTCGGCAATTTGCTCGACAACGCTTTCAAATGGGCGCGCACCGAAGTGCAGGTCAGCCTGGCGCCAGAAGCGCAGGCGCCGGAAGGGCGTCTCGTCCTGCTGATCGACGATGATGGCCCGGGGCTTCCCGACGAGGCGATGGCCGAAGTCCTCAAGCGCGGCCGCAGGCTCGACGAGACGACGCCCGGCTCGGGCCTGGGATTATCGATCGTCGTTGATCTCGCCAAGCTCCATGGTGGTGGCCTCTCGCTAGAGCGCTCGCCGCTTGGCGGCCTCAGGGCCCGCCTTGTCCTGCCGGCGGTCTGA
- a CDS encoding phage tail assembly chaperone — translation MAFGLGRLRWPPDVFWAASPREIFAAIEAYRPPQAVEAPSRTTLDALMQAHPDLVSCDHDDWKGRIDG, via the coding sequence ATGGCCTTCGGGCTCGGGCGCCTGCGCTGGCCGCCGGATGTCTTCTGGGCCGCAAGTCCGCGCGAAATCTTTGCTGCGATCGAGGCCTACCGGCCGCCTCAAGCGGTCGAAGCGCCCTCGCGCACGACGCTAGATGCACTGATGCAGGCCCATCCGGATCTCGTTTCCTGTGATCATGACGATTGGAAAGGTCGCATCGATGGCTGA
- the ccmI gene encoding c-type cytochrome biogenesis protein CcmI — protein MLIWIIFAAMTGAAVMAVLWPLGRRAPALTADTAGATALYRAQLAEIDRDLGRKLIGGTEADAAKAEAARRLLRETATESTLAGESEPALRRRRAASAIALSCVPLLALLIYGAYGSPTTPDQPLAARIKANPAQDFELALARIESHLAANPTDGKGWSVLAPVYLRQGRFDDAAKAFGNAIRYDGATSERQGGQAEAQMLAAGGVVTAAARESLSEALKLDPANPRARFFMAIAQEQDGQVPAAIASLKALLADAPADAPWTATVRARLEGLERPAAPADAIASLPQAERMGAIRGMVEGLAARLAEGGGSLADWSRLIRSQAVLGEREAAQKSLSTARERLASDQAAASALEGLHTELGLQEAAR, from the coding sequence ATGCTGATCTGGATCATCTTCGCGGCCATGACGGGCGCAGCGGTCATGGCGGTGCTCTGGCCGCTCGGCCGCCGGGCGCCGGCACTCACCGCCGACACCGCCGGAGCGACCGCGCTCTACCGCGCCCAGCTCGCCGAGATCGATCGCGATCTCGGCCGCAAGCTGATCGGCGGCACAGAGGCCGATGCAGCCAAGGCCGAGGCGGCGCGCCGACTTCTGCGTGAGACAGCGACGGAATCGACGCTGGCCGGCGAGAGTGAGCCGGCCTTGCGCAGGCGCCGTGCTGCGTCTGCGATCGCGCTCTCCTGCGTGCCTCTGCTGGCGCTGCTGATCTATGGCGCCTACGGCTCGCCGACGACGCCTGACCAGCCGCTGGCGGCGCGGATTAAGGCCAACCCGGCGCAGGATTTCGAGCTGGCACTGGCGCGGATCGAGTCCCATCTCGCGGCCAACCCCACCGACGGCAAAGGCTGGAGCGTGCTCGCGCCGGTCTATCTGCGTCAGGGACGTTTCGACGATGCCGCAAAGGCCTTCGGCAACGCGATCCGCTATGACGGCGCGACGAGCGAGCGGCAGGGTGGCCAGGCCGAGGCTCAGATGCTCGCAGCCGGTGGCGTGGTCACGGCCGCAGCGCGCGAAAGCCTCTCCGAGGCGCTGAAGCTCGACCCGGCCAATCCGCGCGCCCGCTTCTTCATGGCGATCGCGCAGGAGCAGGACGGGCAGGTGCCTGCCGCGATCGCTTCACTCAAGGCCCTGCTTGCGGACGCGCCGGCCGATGCGCCGTGGACCGCCACGGTCCGGGCGCGTCTCGAAGGGCTGGAGCGTCCTGCCGCTCCGGCCGATGCGATCGCGAGCCTGCCCCAGGCCGAACGCATGGGTGCGATCCGCGGCATGGTCGAGGGCCTCGCCGCGCGGCTCGCCGAGGGCGGCGGCAGCCTCGCCGACTGGTCGCGCCTGATCCGCTCGCAAGCTGTTCTCGGCGAACGCGAGGCGGCTCAGAAGTCGCTGTCGACGGCGCGCGAGCGCCTGGCCTCCGATCAGGCGGCAGCGTCCGCCCTCGAGGGCCTGCACACCGAGCTCGGCCTGCAGGAGGCCGCCCGATGA